The following coding sequences lie in one Rutidosis leptorrhynchoides isolate AG116_Rl617_1_P2 chromosome 6, CSIRO_AGI_Rlap_v1, whole genome shotgun sequence genomic window:
- the LOC139852416 gene encoding multiple organellar RNA editing factor 2, chloroplastic-like yields MAATTAAAMAIGRSLLTIRSSSSSLIFSKRLFSSSSSISRVPPLPGFTKPVRSTVSISHSIQFAPGAVRLNLIRCRVNRSGGAYSPLNSGSNFSDRPPTEMAPLFPGCDYEHWLIVMDKPGGEGATKQQMIDCYVQTLAKVVGSEEEAKKKIYNVSCERYFGFGCELDEETSNKLEGLPGVLFVLPDSYVDAENKDYGAELYVNGEIVQRSPERQRRVEPVPQRVQDRPRYNDRTRYVRRRENSR; encoded by the exons ATGGCGGCAACCACGGCAGCTGCGATGGCCATCGGCCGATCACTCCTAACCATCAGATCATCATCATCCTCCTTAATCTTCTCCAAACGTCTCTTTTCATCTTCATCCTCTATATCTAGGGTTCCGCCACTTCCCGGTTTCACTAAGCCGGTCAGATCAACTGTATCTATTTCACACTCTATCCAGTTCGCACCAGGTGCGGTTCGTCTGAACTTAATTCGGTGCCGAGTGAACCGATCTGGTGGTGCGTACTCGCCGCTAAACTCCGGCTCGAATTTCAGTGACCGGCCACCGACGGAAATGGCGCCTTTGTTTCCGGGATGTGATTATGAGCATTGGTTGATTGTGATGGATAAACCTGGAGGTGAAGGTGCTACTAAACAGCAGATGATTGATTGTTATGTTCAAACCCTTGCTAAAGTTGTTGGAAG TGAGGAAGAAGCAAAGAAGAAGATTTATAATGTTTCTTGTGAGAGGTACTTTGGATTTGGTTGTGAGCTTGATGAAGAGACATCAAATAAGCTTGAAG GACTACCTGGTGTGCTGTTTGTGCTGCCTGATTCATACGTGGATGCTGAAAACAAAGATTACGGAG CTGAGCTGTATGTGAATGGAGAGATTGTTCAGAGGTCACCTGAAAGGCAAAGGAGGGTGGAACCAGTTCCACAAAGAGTGCAAGATAGACCCAGATACAATGACCGAACCCGATATGTTAGGCGTCGTGAGAACAGCCGGTAG